A stretch of DNA from Spirosoma endbachense:
ATCGAAAAGCGAAAACTCATCTCAAGCCATGAATAAAGCGCTCATCCATAAATTGTTTGCTTCGTTACTGACGGTATCGCTGTTGAGCGGTTGCAGTCAGGTCTTCGACGAGCCCACTATCCAGAGTAACCCGAATGCGGTTACCGACGTCGATATTGCCACCCTGTTGTCAGGCACCCTGGTTGGGGTTACTATTCTCCATGAAGATACCGATGTGCGAATTGCTGCCATCTGGGCAGGCCAGCTCAATGGGTTAAGCCGACAGCACCAGGGGTACGCCGATTATATCGTATCGGCCCAAAACTTTTCCTGGAATCCGCTTTACCCAGCCGCCAGTCAGACACGACTCATTCAGACCAAAGCGGATGCTGTAGGTGACAAATGGACGAAAGGAGTTGGGCAGGTACTGGAAGCTTTACTGATCGCCAAAGCCACAGCCCTGTATGGTGATGTGCCCTATAGCCAGGCGTTCGACGATGTTAAATACCCAACACCGGTGTTCGACAAACAGGCGGATGTTTACACTGCGCTTCAAACAACGCTCGACAATGCCATCCAGAATCTGTCGGCAACGAGTGGCCTGGCCTTTGCCAATCAGGATTTTATCTACAAAGGCGATGTAACAAAATGGAAGGCAGCTGCCTATACACTTAAAGCCCGGCTTTTTCTGCACGTAGGCAATTACGCCAAAGCCGTTGAAAGTGCTGCGTCAGGAATCAGCAGTACGGCGGGCGATGCGCTGGCTCCTCATGGTACAAGCCAGGGCATCGACTACAATCAGAACTACGATTTCTTCCGGGTTAACCGGCCGGGCGATACGGGTTTCGATGGTGCTTATCTGCCCATACTGATGCAGTCGCGGATTAAAT
This window harbors:
- a CDS encoding SusD/RagB family nutrient-binding outer membrane lipoprotein, which produces MNKALIHKLFASLLTVSLLSGCSQVFDEPTIQSNPNAVTDVDIATLLSGTLVGVTILHEDTDVRIAAIWAGQLNGLSRQHQGYADYIVSAQNFSWNPLYPAASQTRLIQTKADAVGDKWTKGVGQVLEALLIAKATALYGDVPYSQAFDDVKYPTPVFDKQADVYTALQTTLDNAIQNLSATSGLAFANQDFIYKGDVTKWKAAAYTLKARLFLHVGNYAKAVESAASGISSTAGDALAPHGTSQGIDYNQNYDFFRVNRPGDTGFDGAYLPILMQSRIKSANTKTDETALYNHYFKVGVIGTGTLDPNVVDGAFTSNAPHPILTYYENQLILAEAQARLGDTAKALAALNLVRSGLAGGAINGKTLSATGRKYDAYVLDDFGPAGLANPTKATTVQTALLYEIVVQRYIFFLMQYEAFNDVRRMAKATPVVQLTIPLYVGSQKPARFIYPQGEINTNPNVPKPIADQFQKIPIFQ